One Bacteroidales bacterium genomic window carries:
- a CDS encoding ABC transporter ATP-binding protein, whose product MLEIKNINKTYPEFKLDDITFQVEDGDYFLILGPSGAGKTQILEILAGLIDPDEGSVIVEGKNITGWKIQSRPFGLVFQDYAIFPHMSVRENISYPIRLRGLGSKQIFSQVVTQAEAMEIGHLLDRMPRTLSGGELQRVALARTLIREPKYLLLDEPLASLDVSLRQGLRSLLKGINNQGQTIIHVTHDYEEALVLANKIAVINQGKIIQLGPADEVFHQPGSEFVARFTGVKNYFAARLYREMDRQYGELENGQVLRLNTEEPEGKGYIILRGEDIFISLENLPTSATNQMKGQILEISPSPFGFEVLVDTGTRFYARITRESLQKLALREGKEVWISFKAANVKFVRV is encoded by the coding sequence ATGCTTGAAATTAAAAACATAAACAAGACCTATCCTGAGTTTAAACTGGATGATATTACCTTTCAGGTTGAAGATGGGGACTATTTTCTTATCCTGGGGCCTTCCGGTGCAGGTAAGACACAAATCCTGGAGATCCTTGCCGGGTTGATCGATCCCGATGAAGGGAGTGTTATAGTTGAAGGGAAAAATATTACCGGCTGGAAAATTCAATCGAGGCCATTCGGGCTTGTTTTCCAGGATTATGCCATTTTCCCGCACATGAGTGTCAGGGAAAATATAAGTTATCCGATTCGTTTAAGGGGATTAGGCAGCAAGCAAATCTTTTCACAGGTAGTAACGCAGGCCGAGGCAATGGAGATAGGCCATCTGCTGGACAGGATGCCGCGGACATTATCGGGCGGGGAATTACAACGGGTTGCCCTGGCAAGGACCCTCATCCGTGAACCGAAATACCTGTTACTCGATGAACCATTGGCATCGCTCGATGTTTCCCTTCGCCAGGGATTGCGCAGCCTTTTGAAAGGGATAAATAACCAGGGGCAGACCATCATCCATGTTACGCATGATTACGAAGAAGCGCTGGTACTGGCTAATAAAATCGCTGTTATAAACCAGGGAAAGATCATCCAGTTAGGACCGGCCGATGAAGTTTTTCACCAGCCGGGATCAGAATTCGTAGCGCGTTTCACCGGGGTGAAAAATTACTTTGCAGCCCGCCTGTATCGCGAAATGGACAGGCAGTACGGTGAGCTGGAAAATGGCCAGGTACTGCGGCTGAATACCGAAGAGCCGGAAGGAAAAGGCTATATCATCCTGCGTGGCGAAGACATTTTTATCTCCCTTGAAAATCTCCCCACCAGTGCAACCAACCAGATGAAAGGGCAGATCCTTGAAATAAGCCCGTCTCCTTTTGGTTTCGAAGTTTTGGTAGATACGGGGACACGCTTTTATGCCAGGATAACCCGGGAATCATTACAAAAACTGGCTTTGCGTGAAGGTAAAGAAGTCTGGATCAGCTTTAAGGCCGCAAATGTTAAATTTGTGAGGGTATGA
- a CDS encoding ABC transporter permease, whose amino-acid sequence MRFQPFQLFLILLSGVVLLFIIGPLVGMFVATSPDQLFESSKDPEVQRSIGLTLWVSMAATLVFALGGIPLAYLLARRDFAMKRLVLGIIDLPIVIPHSAAGIAVLGFVSRDSYLGKLGSMIGLDFVGAPAGIAIAMAFVSIPFLINAARDGFSAVPLRLELAALNLGATPARVFFSISLPLAWRNIVSGLILMFARGMSEFGAVIIVAYHPMVTPVLIWERFSSFGLNYARPVAVIFIVVSLIFFIALRLLSRTRKDA is encoded by the coding sequence ATGCGATTTCAACCTTTTCAGTTATTTCTGATCCTGCTCAGTGGGGTAGTGTTGTTGTTTATCATTGGTCCGCTGGTTGGAATGTTCGTGGCCACGTCACCGGATCAATTGTTTGAATCATCGAAAGATCCTGAGGTTCAGCGAAGTATTGGCCTTACTTTATGGGTATCGATGGCGGCTACGCTTGTTTTTGCCCTTGGAGGCATTCCGCTGGCCTACTTGCTGGCGAGGAGGGATTTTGCTATGAAGCGGCTCGTTTTGGGAATCATAGACCTGCCCATCGTGATCCCTCATTCCGCTGCCGGGATTGCAGTTTTGGGTTTTGTATCAAGGGATTCCTATTTAGGGAAATTAGGTTCGATGATAGGGTTGGATTTTGTCGGAGCGCCGGCTGGAATTGCCATCGCGATGGCATTCGTCAGCATTCCTTTTCTTATCAATGCGGCCCGGGATGGCTTTTCTGCCGTCCCGCTGAGATTGGAACTGGCGGCCCTTAACCTGGGAGCCACTCCTGCAAGAGTCTTTTTCTCCATTTCCCTTCCGCTTGCCTGGAGAAATATCGTGTCTGGGCTGATCCTGATGTTTGCCAGGGGGATGAGCGAATTCGGCGCCGTAATCATCGTCGCTTACCACCCGATGGTCACGCCTGTCCTGATCTGGGAACGCTTTAGTTCTTTTGGCCTAAACTACGCCCGGCCGGTTGCCGTTATTTTCATTGTGGTCAGCCTTATATTTTTTATTGCTTTGCGATTATTATCCCGGACAAGAAAAGATGCTTGA
- a CDS encoding type II toxin-antitoxin system HicB family antitoxin, whose translation MKIKEKILHLPILVEQDEDNVYIVSCPVFKGCHSYGKTIDEALANIREVIDMCIDEEKDKISDINRFVGFREMEISYKAAAV comes from the coding sequence ATGAAAATAAAAGAAAAAATATTGCACCTTCCAATCCTCGTTGAACAGGATGAAGATAATGTATATATCGTTAGTTGTCCTGTTTTTAAGGGTTGTCATTCCTATGGCAAAACAATAGATGAAGCTCTGGCAAACATCAGGGAAGTTATTGACATGTGCATAGATGAAGAGAAAGATAAAATATCTGATATAAACCGCTTTGTTGGCTTCAGGGAAATGGAGATTTCTTATAAAGCAGCGGCCGTATAA
- a CDS encoding T9SS type A sorting domain-containing protein translates to MLEYLEEKENPLPAYMIDILRQVAEGVTYKTVLQQQMAKHNRIKTRAANDMIRSYLNDTIVALVELRNWLNNLGGIAADRQIIATYMQEGNFTDAISLAAMLPDLYNLQGEALEEHNDYMNMLNLELTLHSEDRKLQELTSSEIEMLNAIAQANRGSSAAKAKNILEAFYGQHFCNCPEIDGTQSFKSGIIDLDAMAEAFGLSLTVKPNPAKYWAAFDYTLPGDETSAILIITDATGKQIESFQLQGKQGQKVWDTRSAPAGIYNYTLQVTGFIKTGIFDC, encoded by the coding sequence TTGCTCGAATATCTTGAAGAAAAAGAAAATCCGCTTCCGGCTTACATGATAGATATTTTACGTCAGGTAGCTGAGGGTGTTACCTACAAAACGGTTCTTCAGCAGCAAATGGCTAAACACAATCGCATCAAGACAAGGGCTGCAAACGATATGATCAGAAGCTACCTGAATGATACGATTGTTGCCCTGGTAGAGCTAAGAAACTGGCTCAATAATCTGGGGGGAATTGCCGCTGATAGACAAATTATTGCAACATATATGCAGGAAGGAAACTTTACAGATGCTATTTCGCTTGCCGCCATGCTTCCAGATTTATATAACCTTCAGGGAGAGGCGCTGGAAGAACATAATGATTATATGAACATGCTCAACCTGGAACTTACACTTCATTCTGAGGATCGCAAGTTGCAGGAACTTACCAGTTCCGAAATTGAAATGCTTAACGCAATTGCACAGGCCAACCGAGGCAGTTCTGCTGCCAAGGCTAAAAACATCCTTGAAGCATTTTACGGACAGCATTTCTGCAATTGCCCTGAAATTGACGGAACACAGTCTTTTAAGAGCGGTATTATTGACTTAGATGCCATGGCTGAGGCCTTCGGCCTTAGTCTAACTGTAAAACCCAATCCAGCCAAATACTGGGCTGCTTTCGATTACACCCTTCCGGGTGATGAAACCAGTGCCATACTGATCATTACTGATGCCACGGGCAAGCAGATTGAATCGTTTCAATTGCAGGGAAAACAGGGACAAAAAGTATGGGATACCCGTAGTGCTCCAGCAGGTATCTATAATTACACTCTGCAAGTAACAGGCTTCATAAAAACAGGTATATTTGATTGTTAA
- a CDS encoding type II toxin-antitoxin system HicA family toxin, with the protein MQEFLVISGKDFIRFLQRLGFNVVRINGSHHRLKHPDGRVTTIPVHKNQDLPKGLIRKIIREDLKIELDEFMILYKQLG; encoded by the coding sequence ATGCAGGAATTTTTAGTTATTTCAGGTAAAGACTTTATTCGATTCCTTCAGAGACTGGGATTTAATGTTGTTCGCATTAATGGCTCTCATCATAGATTAAAACATCCGGATGGCCGGGTCACAACGATTCCGGTACACAAAAATCAAGATCTGCCGAAGGGACTGATTCGAAAAATTATTCGTGAAGATTTAAAAATAGAGTTGGATGAGTTCATGATTTTGTATAAGCAATTAGGTTAA